Proteins encoded by one window of Mus musculus strain C57BL/6J chromosome 10, GRCm38.p6 C57BL/6J:
- the E2f7 gene encoding transcription factor E2F7, producing the protein MEVNCLTLKDLISPRQTRLDFAIEDAENAQKENIFVDRSRMTPKTPMKNEPIDLSKQRIFTPDRNPITPVKPVDRQPQVEPWTPTANLKMLISAASPDIRDREKKKELFRPIENKEDAFVNSLQLDVAGDGAVDEYEKQRPSRKQKSLGLLCQKFLARYPSYPLSTEKTTISLDEVAVSLGVERRRIYDIVNVLESLHLVSRVAKNQYGWHGRHSLPKTLRTLQRLGEEQKYEEQMACLQQKELDLMGYRFGERRKDGSPDPRDPHLLDFSEADYPSSSANSRKDKSLRIMSQKFVMLFLVSKTKIVTLDVAAKILIEESQDTPDHSKFKTKVRRLYDIANVLTSLALIKKVHVTEERGRKPAFKWIGPVDFSSIDEELLDVSASILPELKKEAYGQIRVCAKERLVRYGSFNTVHTSEKIQRKVSSEPSSPQGERQGSAYSLEIGSLAAIYRQKVEDNSQEEAFVSNTAVPPASILDPALSMDSEYCVKPLAQPVFSVAQTDLPAFSAQNGPSGQVGVPVPSAASDTENLKPALLAGQPLVYVPSTQLFMLYGSVQEGLSPESRSEEDGGGSDVPADLSVTPSAQKRLCEERDPQEEEDEPAMKRQSQEFEDSPLSLVMPKKPSSSTDLACPVTMGNGSSPPLEDACVKGQLPAAEEVTGKAAPNCYVASECGNPARNPDTEKPSNENEITKDPSLMQYLYVQSPAGLNGFNMVLPGTQTPHTVAPSPAQLPSFGVPCMFLQSPGLGPFPVLYSPAIPGPISSAPGTHPNPGPMNFGLSTLASASHLLISPAAMVNPKPSTLPCTDPQLRCQPSLNLNPVMPGSHGVIHPESPCYVRHPVSMVKAEQSPAPATPKSIQRRHRETFFKTPGSLGDPVFRRKERNQSRNTSSAQRRLEISSSGPD; encoded by the exons GAAAATATATTTGTCGACCGATCAAGGATGACCCCAAAGACACCGATGAAGAACGAGCCGATCGACCTGTCAAAGCAAAGAATCTTCACCCCAGACAGAAACCCCATTACTCCAGTAAAGCCGGTCGACAGGCAGCCGCAGGTGGAGCCCTGGACACCCACAGCCAACCTGAAGATGCTCATCAGCGCCGCCAGCCCAGACATAAGAGAccgggagaagaaaaaggagctgTTCAGACCCATTGAGAATAAGGAGGATGCGTTCGTGAACTCCCTGCAG CTTGACGTGGCCGGTGACGGCGCTGTGGATGAGTATGAGAAGCAAAGGCCAAGCAGGAAACAGAAGAGCTTGGGGCTGCTGTGCCAGAAGTTTCTAGCTCGCTATCCGAGCTACCCCTTGTCAACGGAGAAAACCACCATCTCCCTAGATGAGGTCGCCGTCAGTCTCG GCGTGGAAAGGAGACGCATCTATGACATCGTAAACGTGCTGGAGTCGCTGCATCTGGTCAGCCGGGTGGCTAAGAATCAGTATGGTTGGCACGGTCGGCACAGCCTCCCCAAAACCCTGAGGACCCTACAGAGACTGGGAGAGGAACAGAAATACGAGGAGCAGATGGCCTGCCTCCAGCAGAAGGAGCTGGACCTGATGGGGTATAGGTTCGGAGAACGCAGGAAAGACGGGTCTCCGGACCCCCGAGATCCACACCTACTTGATTTTTCCGAAGCCGACTACCCCTCTT CATCTGCAAACAGTCGAAAAGATAAATCTTTAAGAATTATGAGCCAGAAGTTTGTCATGCTGTTCCTCGTCTCCAAAACCAAGATTGTCACCCTGGATGTAGCTGCCAAAATCCTCATAGAAGAAAGCCAAGATACCCCGGACCACAGCAAATTCAAAA CAAAGGTACGGAGGCTCTATGACAtagccaatgttctgaccagccTGGCTCTGATAAAGAAAGTTCACGTAACAGAAGAGCGAGGCCGGAAACCAGCCTTCAAGTGGATCGGGCCTGTGGACTTCAGCTCCATTG aTGAAGAACTGTTGGACGTCTCTGCATCCATCTTACCAGAATTGAAGAAGGAAGCATACGGCCAGATCCGAGTGTGTGCAAAAGAGAGGCTGGTGCGGTACGGTTCCTTTAACACGGTTCACACGTCTGAGAAGATACAGAGAAAAGTGAGCTCAGAACCCAGCAGCCCACAGGGAGAAAGACAAG GGTCAGCCTATTCCCTGGAAATTGGAAGTCTGGCGGCCATCTACAGACAGAAAGTAGAAGATAATTCGCA GGAGGAAGCCTTTGTCAGTAACACAGCAGTGCCTCCAGCAAGCATCTTGGACCCCGCCCTCTCCATGGACTCTGAATACTGTGTCAAGCCTTTAGCCCAGCCAGTATTTTCTGTTGCTCAAACAGATTTGCCGGCCTTCTCTGCGCAGAATGGTCCAAGCGGACAAGTAGGTGTCCCCGTTCCTTCTGCAGCCTCCGACACAGAGAACTTAAAGCCAGCTCTGCTCGCCGGCCAGCCCCTGGTCTACGTGCCCTCCACCCAACTCTTCATGCTGTACGGGAGTGTGCAGGAGGGACTGTCCCCAGAGTCAAGGTCAGAGGAAGATGGTGGTGGCTCCGATGTCCCAGCTGACCTGTCAGTGACACCCTCTGCTCAGAAGCGCCTGTGTGAGGAGAGAGATcctcaggaggaggaggacgagccCGCCATGAAAAGACAAAGTCAGGAATTTGAAGACAGCCCCTTATCCCTAGTTATGCCCAAG AAACCCTCAAGTTCCACAGACCTTGCCTGTCCTGTGACCATGGGAAACGGGAGCTCTCCACCCCTGGAAGACGCCTGTGTTAAGGGTCAGCTCCCTGCTGCAGAAGAAGTTACAGGAAAGGCTGCCCCAAACTGCTATGTTGCTTCTGAGTGTGGAAACCCGGCAAGAAATCCAGACACTGAAAAGCCTTCCAACGAAAACGAGATCACCAAAGACCCCTCGCTGATGCAGTACCTGTATGTGCAGTCTCCCGCAG gGTTAAATGGTTTTAACATGGTTTTACCAGGCACCCAGACCCCCCACACCGTGGCACCCTCCCCGGCTCAGCTGCCATCCTTCGGCGTACCCTGCATGTTCCTGCAATCCCCAGGCCTGGGCCCTTTTCCAGTTCTCTATTCTCCCGCAATACCCGGGCCCATTTCTTCAGCCCCCGGCACTCACCCAAACCCCGGACCCATGAACTTCGGCTTGTCCACCCTGGCATCTGCTTCTCACCTTCTCATCAGCCCGGCAGCCATGGTCAATCCAAAGCCATCCACCCTCCCCTGTACAGACCCTCAGCTTCGCTGTCAGCCCTCACTCAACCTGAACCCCGTGATGCCAGGCTCACACGGCGTCATCCACCCCGAGTCCCCCTGTTACGTGAGACATCCGGTATCGATGGTAAAGGCAGAGCAG TCCCCTGCACCGGCGACTCCCAAGAGCATCCAACGGAGACATCGGGAGACGTTCTTCAAGACTCCCGGCAGCCTCGGCGATCCGGtctttagaagaaaagaaaggaaccaATCAAGAAACACTAGCTCAGCCCAGAGGAGACTAGAAATCTCTAGCAGCGGGCCTGACTAG
- the E2f7 gene encoding transcription factor E2F7 isoform X1 has translation MTPKTPMKNEPIDLSKQRIFTPDRNPITPVKPVDRQPQVEPWTPTANLKMLISAASPDIRDREKKKELFRPIENKEDAFVNSLQLDVAGDGAVDEYEKQRPSRKQKSLGLLCQKFLARYPSYPLSTEKTTISLDEVAVSLGVERRRIYDIVNVLESLHLVSRVAKNQYGWHGRHSLPKTLRTLQRLGEEQKYEEQMACLQQKELDLMGYRFGERRKDGSPDPRDPHLLDFSEADYPSSSANSRKDKSLRIMSQKFVMLFLVSKTKIVTLDVAAKILIEESQDTPDHSKFKTKVRRLYDIANVLTSLALIKKVHVTEERGRKPAFKWIGPVDFSSIDEELLDVSASILPELKKEAYGQIRVCAKERLVRYGSFNTVHTSEKIQRKVSSEPSSPQGERQGSAYSLEIGSLAAIYRQKVEDNSQEEAFVSNTAVPPASILDPALSMDSEYCVKPLAQPVFSVAQTDLPAFSAQNGPSGQVGVPVPSAASDTENLKPALLAGQPLVYVPSTQLFMLYGSVQEGLSPESRSEEDGGGSDVPADLSVTPSAQKRLCEERDPQEEEDEPAMKRQSQEFEDSPLSLVMPKKPSSSTDLACPVTMGNGSSPPLEDACVKGQLPAAEEVTGKAAPNCYVASECGNPARNPDTEKPSNENEITKDPSLMQYLYVQSPAGLNGFNMVLPGTQTPHTVAPSPAQLPSFGVPCMFLQSPGLGPFPVLYSPAIPGPISSAPGTHPNPGPMNFGLSTLASASHLLISPAAMVNPKPSTLPCTDPQLRCQPSLNLNPVMPGSHGVIHPESPCYVRHPVSMVKAEQSPAPATPKSIQRRHRETFFKTPGSLGDPVFRRKERNQSRNTSSAQRRLEISSSGPD, from the exons ATGACCCCAAAGACACCGATGAAGAACGAGCCGATCGACCTGTCAAAGCAAAGAATCTTCACCCCAGACAGAAACCCCATTACTCCAGTAAAGCCGGTCGACAGGCAGCCGCAGGTGGAGCCCTGGACACCCACAGCCAACCTGAAGATGCTCATCAGCGCCGCCAGCCCAGACATAAGAGAccgggagaagaaaaaggagctgTTCAGACCCATTGAGAATAAGGAGGATGCGTTCGTGAACTCCCTGCAG CTTGACGTGGCCGGTGACGGCGCTGTGGATGAGTATGAGAAGCAAAGGCCAAGCAGGAAACAGAAGAGCTTGGGGCTGCTGTGCCAGAAGTTTCTAGCTCGCTATCCGAGCTACCCCTTGTCAACGGAGAAAACCACCATCTCCCTAGATGAGGTCGCCGTCAGTCTCG GCGTGGAAAGGAGACGCATCTATGACATCGTAAACGTGCTGGAGTCGCTGCATCTGGTCAGCCGGGTGGCTAAGAATCAGTATGGTTGGCACGGTCGGCACAGCCTCCCCAAAACCCTGAGGACCCTACAGAGACTGGGAGAGGAACAGAAATACGAGGAGCAGATGGCCTGCCTCCAGCAGAAGGAGCTGGACCTGATGGGGTATAGGTTCGGAGAACGCAGGAAAGACGGGTCTCCGGACCCCCGAGATCCACACCTACTTGATTTTTCCGAAGCCGACTACCCCTCTT CATCTGCAAACAGTCGAAAAGATAAATCTTTAAGAATTATGAGCCAGAAGTTTGTCATGCTGTTCCTCGTCTCCAAAACCAAGATTGTCACCCTGGATGTAGCTGCCAAAATCCTCATAGAAGAAAGCCAAGATACCCCGGACCACAGCAAATTCAAAA CAAAGGTACGGAGGCTCTATGACAtagccaatgttctgaccagccTGGCTCTGATAAAGAAAGTTCACGTAACAGAAGAGCGAGGCCGGAAACCAGCCTTCAAGTGGATCGGGCCTGTGGACTTCAGCTCCATTG aTGAAGAACTGTTGGACGTCTCTGCATCCATCTTACCAGAATTGAAGAAGGAAGCATACGGCCAGATCCGAGTGTGTGCAAAAGAGAGGCTGGTGCGGTACGGTTCCTTTAACACGGTTCACACGTCTGAGAAGATACAGAGAAAAGTGAGCTCAGAACCCAGCAGCCCACAGGGAGAAAGACAAG GGTCAGCCTATTCCCTGGAAATTGGAAGTCTGGCGGCCATCTACAGACAGAAAGTAGAAGATAATTCGCA GGAGGAAGCCTTTGTCAGTAACACAGCAGTGCCTCCAGCAAGCATCTTGGACCCCGCCCTCTCCATGGACTCTGAATACTGTGTCAAGCCTTTAGCCCAGCCAGTATTTTCTGTTGCTCAAACAGATTTGCCGGCCTTCTCTGCGCAGAATGGTCCAAGCGGACAAGTAGGTGTCCCCGTTCCTTCTGCAGCCTCCGACACAGAGAACTTAAAGCCAGCTCTGCTCGCCGGCCAGCCCCTGGTCTACGTGCCCTCCACCCAACTCTTCATGCTGTACGGGAGTGTGCAGGAGGGACTGTCCCCAGAGTCAAGGTCAGAGGAAGATGGTGGTGGCTCCGATGTCCCAGCTGACCTGTCAGTGACACCCTCTGCTCAGAAGCGCCTGTGTGAGGAGAGAGATcctcaggaggaggaggacgagccCGCCATGAAAAGACAAAGTCAGGAATTTGAAGACAGCCCCTTATCCCTAGTTATGCCCAAG AAACCCTCAAGTTCCACAGACCTTGCCTGTCCTGTGACCATGGGAAACGGGAGCTCTCCACCCCTGGAAGACGCCTGTGTTAAGGGTCAGCTCCCTGCTGCAGAAGAAGTTACAGGAAAGGCTGCCCCAAACTGCTATGTTGCTTCTGAGTGTGGAAACCCGGCAAGAAATCCAGACACTGAAAAGCCTTCCAACGAAAACGAGATCACCAAAGACCCCTCGCTGATGCAGTACCTGTATGTGCAGTCTCCCGCAG gGTTAAATGGTTTTAACATGGTTTTACCAGGCACCCAGACCCCCCACACCGTGGCACCCTCCCCGGCTCAGCTGCCATCCTTCGGCGTACCCTGCATGTTCCTGCAATCCCCAGGCCTGGGCCCTTTTCCAGTTCTCTATTCTCCCGCAATACCCGGGCCCATTTCTTCAGCCCCCGGCACTCACCCAAACCCCGGACCCATGAACTTCGGCTTGTCCACCCTGGCATCTGCTTCTCACCTTCTCATCAGCCCGGCAGCCATGGTCAATCCAAAGCCATCCACCCTCCCCTGTACAGACCCTCAGCTTCGCTGTCAGCCCTCACTCAACCTGAACCCCGTGATGCCAGGCTCACACGGCGTCATCCACCCCGAGTCCCCCTGTTACGTGAGACATCCGGTATCGATGGTAAAGGCAGAGCAG TCCCCTGCACCGGCGACTCCCAAGAGCATCCAACGGAGACATCGGGAGACGTTCTTCAAGACTCCCGGCAGCCTCGGCGATCCGGtctttagaagaaaagaaaggaaccaATCAAGAAACACTAGCTCAGCCCAGAGGAGACTAGAAATCTCTAGCAGCGGGCCTGACTAG